A genomic stretch from Coffea arabica cultivar ET-39 chromosome 10c, Coffea Arabica ET-39 HiFi, whole genome shotgun sequence includes:
- the LOC113713540 gene encoding lecithin-cholesterol acyltransferase-like 1, which produces MKGIYLNFAVLSLAMLLCLCQAKTHLHPLILVPGTGGNQLEARLTAEYKPPSLFCNRWYPLKKDKNGWFRLWFDLSIILSPFTRCFADRMMLNYDPYLDDYYNAPGVETRVPNFGSIQSLLYLNPHLKHITAYMEPLARSLEQIGYVDGENLFGAPYDFRYGLAAEGHPSAVGSKFLSDLKHLIENASSSNGGKPVILLSHSLGGLFVLQLLNRNSPSWRQKYVKHFIALSAPWGGTVQQMITFASGYTLGIPLADPLIVRNEQRSSESNLWLLPSPKVFSQKKPLVIAQNASYSAHEIEQFLEDIGAPERVKPYKSRILPLVGKFVAPEVPITCIVGTGVETPETLLYGECGFDEQPEIIYGDGDGTANIISLLSVELEWADNRNQTLKVIKLPGVSHTDILQDDAALGEILGQINSINSEL; this is translated from the exons ATGAAAGGCATCTATCTGAATTTTGCTGTTCTTTCATTGGCCATGCTGCTGTGTCTATGCCAAGCAAAAACCCACCTTCACCCTTTGATCTTGGTACCCGGGACTGGAGGCAATCAACTAGAAGCTAGGCTAACCGCAGAGTACAAGCCTCCAAGCTTGTTTTGCAACCGGTGGTATCCATTGAAGAAGGACAAGAATGGTTGGTTTAGGCTGTGGTTCGATCTAAGTATCATATTATCCCCCTTCACTAGATGCTTTGCTGACCGCATGATGCTAAATTATGATCCTTACCTCGATGACTACTATAATGCCCCTGGAGTGGAGACTAGAGTTCCTAATTTTGGCTCTATTCAATCTCTCCTTTATCTTAATCCCCATCTCAA GCACATTACTGCATACATGGAGCCCCTTGCAAGGTCCCTGGAACAAATAGGTTACGTGGATGGTGAAAATCTATTCGGAGCACCATATGACTTTCGTTATGGTTTAGCAGCAGAAGGTCATCCATCAGCTGTTGGTTCCAAGTTTCTTAGTGACCTGAAACATCTAATAGAAAATGCAAGCTCTTCAAATGGAGGCAAGCCAGTGATCCTTCTATCCCACAGCCTAGGAGGCCTATTTGTCCTTCAACTACTCAACCGAAATTCGCCTTCTTGGCGTCAAAAATATGTCAAGCATTTCATCGCACTGTCTGCACCCTGGGGTGGCACAGTTCAGCAGATGATCACCTTTGCTTCTGGATATACGCTAGGGATTCCCCTTGCTGATCCTCTGATAGTCAGGAATGAGCAAAGGAGTTCTGAAAGTAACCTATGGCTCTTGCCTTCTCCTAAagtattttctcagaagaaaccactTGTGATTGCACAAAATGCGTCATATTCAGCACATGAAATTGAACAATTTCTTGAAGACATTGGAGCTCCAGAAAGAGTGAAGCCTTACAAATCGCGAATTTTGCCTTTGGTGGGAAAATTTGTGGCTCCTGAAGTGCCCATTACTTGCATAGTTGGCACTGGTGTGGAGACACCGGAGACCTTGTTGTATGGAGAATGCGGCTTTGATGAGCAACCTGAGATTATTTATGGAGATGGAGATGGAACAGCGAACATAATTAGCTTATTGTCTGTGGAACTGGAATGGGCAGATAATAGAAATCAGACCCTTAAGGTGATTAAACTTCCTGGGGTTTCTCATACTGATATACTGCAGGATGATGCAGCACTTGGTGAAATACTAGGACAAATTAACAGCATCAACTCTGAACTCTGA